One Nocardioides luti DNA window includes the following coding sequences:
- a CDS encoding LCP family protein, whose translation MTDETPPARRPEATPMQPHHRRTVLLVILTTCLVLALATAVTVVLVFKKVDGNIEAGPPIQHLTTKKPKTPDQPHEPLNILLMGNDTRDCAGCHVDNEEGADGSDTTILLHVSADRKSAYGISIPRDLIVDRPDCTVDGKTVPGAKQVLWNEAFSRGGPECTVEQVESVFRPIYVDDYLTLNFGGFKNMVDAIHGVSVCIPQPLDDPKYLHTSFPAGKDVHLDGTQALNYVRLRHVLAGTDIGRMKRQQSFIAAMTNKVLSADTLTRPTRLLGFANALTSSLQASPDLASAKALVDLAGQLKDIDLPHIKFVTMPNFLYAEGTAGYPHVGLLPSYKKLVRQVHDDRPLGSFTRDSLSADGPAKRPSQAQKDAAAAAGICA comes from the coding sequence GTGACCGACGAGACGCCGCCCGCCCGACGTCCCGAGGCGACCCCGATGCAGCCGCACCACCGGCGTACGGTCCTGCTCGTCATCCTGACCACCTGCCTCGTCCTGGCACTGGCGACCGCGGTGACGGTCGTCCTGGTCTTCAAGAAGGTCGACGGCAACATCGAGGCGGGTCCGCCGATCCAGCACCTCACCACCAAGAAGCCGAAGACCCCCGACCAGCCGCACGAGCCGCTCAACATCCTGCTGATGGGCAACGACACCCGCGACTGCGCGGGCTGCCACGTCGACAACGAGGAGGGCGCGGACGGGTCCGACACCACGATCCTGCTGCACGTCTCGGCCGACCGGAAGTCGGCGTACGGCATCTCGATCCCGCGCGACCTGATCGTCGACCGGCCCGACTGCACCGTCGACGGCAAGACGGTGCCGGGTGCGAAGCAGGTGCTGTGGAACGAGGCGTTCTCGCGCGGCGGCCCCGAGTGCACGGTCGAGCAGGTGGAGTCGGTCTTCCGGCCGATCTACGTCGACGACTACCTGACCCTCAACTTCGGCGGCTTCAAGAACATGGTCGACGCGATCCACGGCGTCAGTGTCTGCATCCCCCAGCCGCTCGACGACCCGAAGTACCTCCACACCAGCTTCCCCGCCGGCAAGGACGTGCACCTCGACGGCACCCAGGCCCTCAACTACGTGCGCCTGCGCCACGTGCTCGCGGGCACCGACATCGGCCGGATGAAGCGCCAGCAGTCGTTCATCGCGGCGATGACGAACAAGGTGCTCTCGGCCGACACGCTGACCCGCCCCACCCGGCTGCTCGGCTTCGCCAACGCCCTCACGAGCTCGTTGCAGGCCAGCCCGGACCTCGCCAGCGCCAAGGCCCTGGTCGACCTCGCCGGCCAGCTCAAGGACATCGACCTGCCGCACATCAAGTTCGTCACGATGCCGAACTTCCTCTACGCCGAGGGCACGGCCGGCTACCCGCACGTCGGCCTGCTGCCGTCGTACAAGAAGCTCGTCCGCCAGGTCCACGACGACCGGCCGCTCGGCTCCTTCACGCGCGACTCGCTGTCGGCCGACGGGCCGGCGAAGCGCCCCAGCCAGGCCCAGAAGGACGCGGCCGCGGCGGCCGGCATCTGCGCCTGA
- a CDS encoding CPBP family intramembrane glutamic endopeptidase, producing MSQVPAGLAYHEVHRGGPVAGRHAWWRPVIGTTALIALMLVVAPVFWQLPFAAYYAVTGQPVVDSVSRLLELDDPTPAGLAYLNLVLASAIPVTWLITRVLHGLRPRWLASVTPRIRWGWLLTCMAIAFGALIVTLVVSAALPSAGDGTEVSGGVNDFTRTTRDFLLVLVLLTPLQAAGEEYAFRGYLTQAFGGLFGNRWVAVVGPALLFALAHGSQSAPVFFDRFAFGLVAGVLVILTGGLEAGIAMHVLNNLLAFGLALAYGDMASTLNPTGGSWWSIPVTLTQSLVFLGLVLLAARRRGLETRTGEVVLAAPSPRV from the coding sequence ATGAGCCAGGTCCCCGCCGGGCTGGCCTACCACGAGGTGCACCGCGGCGGTCCCGTCGCGGGCCGGCACGCGTGGTGGCGTCCCGTCATCGGCACGACCGCGCTGATCGCGCTGATGCTGGTGGTGGCGCCGGTGTTCTGGCAGCTGCCGTTCGCGGCGTACTACGCCGTCACCGGGCAGCCCGTCGTCGACAGCGTCAGCCGGCTGCTCGAGCTGGACGACCCGACGCCGGCCGGGCTCGCCTACCTCAACCTGGTGCTGGCTTCGGCGATCCCGGTCACGTGGCTGATCACCCGGGTGCTGCACGGGCTGCGACCGCGCTGGCTGGCCTCGGTCACGCCCAGGATCCGCTGGGGCTGGCTGCTGACCTGCATGGCCATCGCCTTCGGCGCGCTGATCGTGACGCTGGTCGTCTCGGCGGCCCTGCCGTCGGCGGGCGACGGCACCGAGGTCAGCGGCGGCGTCAACGACTTCACCCGCACGACCCGCGACTTCCTGCTCGTCCTGGTGCTGCTCACGCCGCTGCAGGCGGCGGGGGAGGAGTACGCCTTCCGGGGCTACCTCACCCAGGCCTTCGGGGGGCTCTTCGGCAACCGCTGGGTCGCGGTCGTCGGCCCGGCTTTGCTGTTCGCGCTGGCGCACGGCTCGCAGAGCGCGCCGGTCTTCTTCGACCGCTTCGCGTTCGGCCTGGTGGCCGGCGTACTCGTCATCCTGACCGGCGGCCTCGAGGCCGGCATCGCGATGCACGTGCTCAACAACCTGCTGGCCTTCGGGCTGGCGCTGGCGTACGGCGACATGGCCTCGACGCTGAACCCCACCGGCGGCAGCTGGTGGAGCATCCCGGTCACGCTGACGCAGTCGCTGGTCTTCCTCGGACTGGTGCTCCTGGCCGCCCGGAGACGGGGCCTGGAGACACGCACGGGGGAGGTCGTTTTGGCGGCCCCCAGCCCTCGCGTGTAA
- the gltX gene encoding glutamate--tRNA ligase, with the protein MTSPGSDVRVRYCPSPTGSPHVGLARTALFNWAFARHHGGTIVFRMEDTDKERNTQESYDAILDLWRWLGLTWDEGIEAGGPHGPYRQSERGDIYADALARLRESSYTYDCYCTTEEVDARRKASGSKVMGYDGFCRDLSEDQRAAFVAEGRRPVVRFRMPDGSITWDDLVRGDITFETEHVPDFALCRANGDPLYTLVNPVDDALMGITHVLRGEDLLSSTPRQLALFEGLKEVGLATVTPSYGHLPYVMGEGNKKLSKRDPQAHMSLYRDQGFLPEGLLNYLALLGWAISGDRDIFSLDEMVEAFDIGDVNPNPARFDLKKAEAINASHMHQLSVEDVTHRALPFLQAAGVVGDPVGDADAQLLELAMPLVAERINKLTEAVDMLGFLFVDEADFTVDPADAEKLLTEDGLAVVRASYDALAALDTWSTQAIQDALQATLVEGMGLKPRNAFGPVRVAATGRRISPPLFESLELLGRERSLARLQSVLG; encoded by the coding sequence ATGACCAGCCCCGGCAGCGACGTCCGCGTCCGCTACTGCCCGTCCCCGACCGGCTCCCCGCACGTCGGCCTGGCCCGCACCGCGCTCTTCAACTGGGCCTTCGCCCGTCACCACGGCGGCACCATCGTCTTCCGCATGGAGGACACCGACAAGGAGCGCAACACCCAGGAGTCGTACGACGCGATCCTGGACCTGTGGCGCTGGCTCGGCCTGACCTGGGACGAGGGCATCGAGGCCGGCGGCCCGCACGGTCCCTACCGCCAGAGCGAGCGCGGCGACATCTACGCCGACGCCCTGGCCAGGCTGCGCGAGTCGTCGTACACCTACGACTGCTACTGCACCACCGAGGAGGTCGACGCGCGGCGCAAGGCGTCCGGCTCCAAGGTGATGGGGTACGACGGCTTCTGCCGTGACCTCTCCGAGGACCAGCGCGCGGCGTTCGTCGCCGAGGGACGCCGACCGGTCGTGCGGTTCCGGATGCCCGACGGGTCGATCACCTGGGACGACCTGGTCCGCGGCGACATCACCTTCGAGACCGAGCACGTCCCGGACTTCGCGCTGTGCCGGGCCAACGGCGACCCGCTCTACACGCTGGTGAACCCGGTCGACGACGCGCTGATGGGCATCACCCACGTGCTGCGCGGCGAGGACCTGCTCTCGAGCACGCCGCGCCAGCTCGCGCTGTTCGAGGGGCTCAAGGAGGTCGGCCTGGCGACCGTGACCCCGTCGTACGGCCACCTGCCCTACGTCATGGGCGAGGGCAACAAGAAGCTCTCCAAGCGCGACCCGCAGGCGCACATGTCGCTCTACCGCGACCAGGGCTTCCTGCCCGAGGGGCTGCTGAACTACCTCGCGCTGCTCGGCTGGGCCATCTCCGGCGACCGCGACATCTTCTCGCTCGACGAGATGGTCGAGGCGTTCGACATCGGCGACGTGAACCCGAATCCCGCCCGCTTCGACCTCAAGAAGGCCGAGGCCATCAACGCCTCCCACATGCACCAGCTGTCGGTGGAGGACGTCACCCACCGGGCGCTGCCGTTCCTCCAGGCGGCCGGCGTGGTCGGCGACCCCGTCGGCGACGCGGACGCGCAGCTGCTCGAGCTGGCGATGCCGCTGGTGGCCGAGCGGATCAACAAGCTCACCGAGGCCGTCGACATGCTCGGCTTCCTGTTCGTCGACGAGGCCGACTTCACGGTCGACCCGGCCGACGCCGAGAAGCTGCTGACCGAGGACGGCCTGGCGGTCGTGCGGGCGTCGTACGACGCCCTCGCGGCGCTGGACACCTGGTCGACGCAGGCGATCCAGGACGCGCTGCAGGCGACGCTGGTCGAGGGCATGGGTCTCAAGCCCCGCAACGCCTTCGGCCCCGTCCGCGTCGCCGCGACCGGCCGCCGGATCTCGCCGCCGCTCTTCGAGTCGCTCGAGCTGCTCGGTCGCGAGCGGTCGCTGGCGCGGCTGCAGAGCGTGCTGGGCTGA
- a CDS encoding fumarylacetoacetate hydrolase family protein — MRIVRFTVGEDPQYGVLTGDVDQFGQPDEDSVVVALAGDPLYVGVKLLEQTHRLADVRLLAPVLPRSKVVGIGKNYAAHAAEMGGDVPSEPLMFLKPNTSVVGPGDPIFYPRQTENLHYEGELAVVIGRICRDVPVDQATDVIHGYTIANDVTARDLQKSDGQWSRAKGFDSFCPLGPWIETDLDPQVFADGVAVQTHLNGDLVQDGNTSDLIFDIPTLIAHVSSAMTLLPGDVILTGTPEGVGPMQVDDEIEISIAGLGTLTNKVARR; from the coding sequence GTGCGCATCGTGAGATTCACCGTCGGAGAAGACCCCCAGTACGGCGTCCTGACGGGCGACGTCGACCAGTTCGGCCAGCCCGACGAGGACAGCGTCGTGGTGGCCCTCGCGGGCGACCCGCTGTACGTCGGGGTCAAGCTGCTCGAGCAGACCCACCGGCTGGCCGACGTCCGCCTGCTCGCGCCGGTTCTGCCGCGCAGCAAGGTCGTCGGGATCGGCAAGAACTACGCCGCGCACGCGGCCGAGATGGGCGGCGACGTGCCGTCCGAGCCGCTGATGTTCCTCAAGCCGAACACCAGCGTCGTCGGGCCCGGTGACCCGATCTTCTACCCGCGCCAGACCGAGAACCTGCACTACGAGGGCGAGCTCGCGGTCGTCATCGGTCGGATCTGCCGTGACGTCCCCGTCGACCAGGCGACCGACGTCATCCACGGCTACACGATCGCCAACGACGTGACCGCCCGCGACCTGCAGAAGAGCGACGGCCAGTGGAGCCGCGCCAAGGGCTTCGACTCGTTCTGCCCGCTCGGGCCGTGGATCGAGACCGACCTCGACCCGCAGGTCTTCGCCGACGGCGTCGCGGTCCAGACGCACCTCAACGGCGACCTCGTCCAGGACGGCAACACCAGCGACCTGATCTTCGACATCCCGACGCTGATCGCCCACGTCTCCAGCGCCATGACGCTGCTCCCGGGCGACGTCATCCTCACCGGCACCCCCGAGGGTGTCGGTCCCATGCAGGTCGACGACGAGATCGAGATCTCGATCGCCGGCCTCGGCACCCTCACGAACAAGGTGGCACGACGATGA
- a CDS encoding 3-methyladenine DNA glycosylase, protein MDPVVLDEATWRARADAHAARVDAFVTPHLERRSGGVKHPVHDFLFTYYAQRPAQLRRWHPGYGVGLAGGAAYAGLKGYGWFRDGCCATSSTTGTVVEEGALAPVSKPPAAEGDAVAVTTAHVVKQRPLLESLHRLLSATAARPAQLGCFGLHEWAMVYRMTEEQTRHADWPLRLGPDGTDAVAESHRIGCSHFDAFRFFTEPARPLNTLAPTSEDRPAFEQPGCLHAGMDLYKHAFRLTPMISSDLVADCFELARDIRVLDMRAAPYDLADLGFDPVRIETAAGKQEYAAAQRVFAERGAPLRARLVDECARLLAVAGAADHLGERPARQEEVPSHPVGHA, encoded by the coding sequence ATGGACCCGGTGGTGCTCGACGAGGCGACGTGGCGCGCCCGGGCGGACGCCCACGCGGCCCGGGTCGACGCGTTCGTGACGCCGCACCTCGAGCGTCGCTCCGGCGGCGTGAAGCACCCCGTGCACGACTTCCTCTTCACCTACTACGCCCAGCGACCGGCGCAGCTGCGCCGCTGGCATCCGGGGTACGGCGTCGGGCTGGCCGGCGGGGCGGCGTACGCCGGCCTCAAGGGCTACGGGTGGTTTCGAGACGGTTGCTGCGCAACCTCCTCAACCACCGGGACGGTGGTTGAGGAAGGCGCCCTGGCGCCTGTCTCGAAACCACCCGCCGCTGAGGGCGACGCCGTCGCGGTCACCACGGCGCACGTCGTGAAGCAGCGTCCGCTGCTCGAGTCACTCCACCGGCTGCTCAGCGCGACGGCGGCCCGGCCCGCGCAGCTGGGGTGCTTCGGGCTGCACGAGTGGGCGATGGTCTACCGGATGACCGAGGAGCAGACCCGGCACGCGGACTGGCCGCTGCGGCTCGGGCCGGACGGCACGGACGCGGTGGCCGAGTCGCACCGGATCGGGTGCTCGCACTTCGACGCGTTCCGCTTCTTCACCGAGCCGGCCCGTCCGCTCAACACCCTCGCCCCCACGAGCGAGGACCGGCCCGCCTTCGAGCAGCCGGGCTGCCTGCACGCCGGGATGGACCTCTACAAGCACGCGTTCCGGCTCACGCCGATGATCAGCTCCGACCTGGTCGCCGACTGCTTCGAGCTGGCGCGCGACATCCGGGTCCTGGACATGCGCGCGGCGCCGTACGACCTCGCCGACCTGGGCTTCGACCCGGTCCGCATCGAGACGGCCGCGGGCAAGCAGGAGTACGCCGCCGCGCAGCGCGTCTTCGCCGAGCGCGGCGCCCCGCTCCGGGCGCGGCTGGTCGACGAGTGCGCGCGGCTGCTCGCGGTCGCCGGAGCTGCCGACCACCTCGGTGAGCGGCCCGCACGACAGGAGGAAGTGCCGTCACACCCGGTCGGCCACGCCTGA
- a CDS encoding M23 family metallopeptidase, with the protein MVSVPARPARPARVARLARLATLVLAPLLALTVLATAAQADKRWVFYTDDTTHYTSPWFGGAHRIMVPFGCTSAPYYSPDPRCSDDRGFHHGLDIAMPCGTKLFSPYRGRVVSHDTLGPAYGDNPMLIRYAKRGFDLVIGHTRRVFLQPGDRVRAGAKIALASDNGAPDGCHLHFEKRAVEGGLATATKPRRLLALTPQS; encoded by the coding sequence ATGGTCTCGGTCCCCGCTCGCCCCGCCCGTCCGGCCCGCGTCGCCCGCCTCGCCCGTCTGGCCACCCTCGTGCTGGCGCCGCTGCTGGCGCTGACGGTCCTCGCGACGGCGGCGCAGGCCGACAAGCGCTGGGTGTTCTACACCGACGACACCACGCACTACACGTCCCCGTGGTTCGGCGGGGCGCACCGGATCATGGTGCCGTTCGGCTGCACGAGCGCGCCGTACTACTCCCCCGACCCGCGCTGCTCGGACGACCGCGGCTTCCACCACGGCCTCGACATCGCGATGCCGTGCGGCACGAAGCTCTTCAGCCCCTACCGGGGCCGGGTCGTCTCGCACGACACCCTCGGGCCGGCGTACGGCGACAACCCGATGCTGATCCGCTACGCCAAGCGCGGCTTCGACCTCGTGATCGGCCACACGCGGCGGGTCTTCCTCCAGCCGGGCGACCGGGTGCGCGCCGGCGCGAAGATCGCGCTCGCCTCGGACAACGGCGCGCCCGACGGCTGCCACCTGCACTTCGAGAAGCGCGCGGTCGAGGGGGGCCTCGCCACGGCGACCAAGCCGCGCCGGCTGCTCGCCCTCACGCCCCAGTCCTGA
- a CDS encoding DUF2087 domain-containing protein gives MHDRVLRNFMSADGRLTSIPTKQSKLAIVLDHIAQSFELGQRYPESEVNTILMRVHSDYAALRRYLVEGGFLTREDAVYWRSGGSVDV, from the coding sequence ATGCACGACCGCGTCCTCCGCAACTTCATGTCTGCTGACGGCCGACTGACCTCGATCCCGACCAAGCAGTCCAAGCTCGCCATCGTGCTCGACCACATCGCGCAGTCCTTCGAGCTGGGTCAGCGCTACCCCGAGTCCGAGGTCAACACGATCCTGATGCGGGTGCACAGCGACTACGCCGCGCTGCGCCGCTACCTCGTGGAGGGCGGCTTCCTCACCCGCGAGGACGCGGTCTACTGGCGCAGTGGTGGCAGCGTCGATGTCTGA
- a CDS encoding pentapeptide repeat-containing protein: MSDPLVAEGRHFRGDDWYAEDLGAARFVDCTFTDVDLSEASTSSALFESCVFHGGRFNASVHRSTAFVACDFRRVSFFDATFEGCKLIGSAFADCVLRPIKVVGGQWRGVTIRGTKLTKLDLAGLDLREADLSLSDLSGTTLRGAQLDGATLRETDLSGADLRGASLDRVDLAAARLRRTRLDLAGAVLLAELHGADVEVGPA; this comes from the coding sequence ATGTCTGACCCGCTCGTCGCGGAGGGACGTCACTTCCGCGGCGACGACTGGTACGCCGAGGACCTCGGCGCGGCCCGCTTCGTCGACTGCACCTTCACCGACGTCGACCTCTCCGAGGCGTCGACGTCGAGCGCGCTCTTCGAGAGCTGCGTCTTCCACGGCGGCCGCTTCAACGCCTCGGTGCACCGGAGCACGGCCTTCGTGGCCTGCGACTTCCGCCGGGTCAGCTTCTTCGACGCGACCTTCGAGGGCTGCAAGCTGATCGGCTCGGCGTTCGCCGACTGCGTGCTGCGCCCGATCAAGGTCGTCGGCGGCCAGTGGCGCGGGGTCACGATCCGCGGCACGAAGCTGACCAAGCTCGACCTGGCCGGCCTCGACCTGCGTGAGGCGGACCTGTCGCTGTCCGACCTGAGCGGTACGACGCTGCGCGGTGCCCAGCTCGACGGCGCCACCCTGCGCGAGACCGACCTCTCCGGGGCCGACCTCCGCGGGGCCTCGCTCGACCGGGTCGACCTCGCGGCGGCCCGGCTGCGGCGTACCCGCCTCGACCTCGCGGGCGCCGTCCTGCTCGCCGAGCTCCACGGCGCCGACGTGGAGGTCGGTCCAGCATGA
- a CDS encoding alpha/beta hydrolase — protein sequence MSPDVPFRPLPLDLTDVRHLPGPDSTVHEGVPRGTVTELHLDPSGVFPGTTRTVRVHVPAQYDPAHPASLLVLQDGAGFLDPSGDLRVGVVLDNLVHGGDLPPTIAVLVDPGERDGVPDADRPRRERQRNREYDAFDDRYATFLLDEVLPEVRQRWAVTDDRDRWAIGGFSSGGSCALTAAWHRPDDFRRVLCLLPSFPQVTGGDPYPGLIASTPTKPLRLFLQAGHRDLGWDEPEDNWLAEHLRVAAALLEAQYDVRLVLGDGGHDPQHGGVLLPDALRWLFRP from the coding sequence ATGAGCCCGGACGTCCCCTTCCGGCCGCTGCCGCTCGACCTGACGGACGTCCGCCACCTCCCCGGCCCCGACTCGACCGTCCACGAGGGCGTGCCCCGCGGCACCGTCACCGAGCTGCACCTGGACCCGAGCGGCGTCTTCCCGGGGACGACGCGGACGGTGCGCGTGCACGTCCCCGCGCAGTACGACCCCGCGCATCCAGCGTCGCTGCTGGTCCTGCAGGACGGGGCGGGCTTCCTCGACCCGTCGGGCGATCTCCGCGTCGGTGTCGTCCTCGACAACCTGGTCCACGGCGGCGACCTCCCGCCCACGATCGCGGTCCTCGTCGACCCCGGCGAGCGCGACGGCGTCCCCGACGCCGACCGGCCGCGCCGGGAGCGGCAGCGCAACCGCGAGTACGACGCCTTCGACGACCGCTACGCGACCTTCCTCCTCGACGAGGTCCTCCCCGAGGTCCGGCAGCGCTGGGCGGTCACCGACGACCGCGACCGCTGGGCCATCGGCGGCTTCAGCAGCGGCGGCAGCTGCGCCCTCACCGCCGCCTGGCACCGCCCCGACGACTTCCGCCGGGTCCTCTGCCTGCTGCCGAGCTTCCCGCAGGTGACGGGCGGCGATCCCTACCCCGGGCTGATCGCCTCGACGCCGACCAAGCCGCTGCGCCTCTTCCTCCAGGCCGGCCACCGCGACCTCGGCTGGGACGAGCCCGAGGACAACTGGCTCGCCGAGCACCTCCGCGTCGCGGCGGCGCTGCTGGAGGCGCAGTACGACGTCCGGCTGGTCCTCGGCGACGGCGGGCACGATCCCCAGCACGGGGGCGTGCTGCTGCCCGACGCGCTGCGCTGGCTGTTCCGGCCCTAG
- a CDS encoding MOSC domain-containing protein, translated as MRITRVGVAALKGTRHTAYDALELDARGAVGDRAFCLVDTTARKVLKTVENPSLVAVLADWDGHTLDVTLPSGERATGAPEETGETVTCDYWGRPVELALVDGPHPDLLARHVGRDVRLARAPRGEIVYGGLVSILTTASLRALAREAGVETVDPARFRSTLVVDAGDEPWLEDAWIGHDLQVGAATLHVTAPIPRCAVIDLGRAGERDTSLLTTLGRIRPGTGPHDALAFGVDARVTVAGAVRPGDSAALLRRS; from the coding sequence GTGAGGATCACCCGCGTCGGCGTCGCCGCCCTCAAGGGCACCCGGCACACGGCGTACGACGCCCTCGAGCTGGACGCCCGCGGGGCGGTCGGCGACCGCGCGTTCTGCCTCGTCGACACCACCGCGCGCAAGGTCCTCAAGACGGTCGAGAACCCGTCCCTCGTGGCGGTCCTGGCGGACTGGGACGGCCACACGCTCGACGTCACGCTGCCGTCCGGCGAGCGCGCGACCGGCGCGCCGGAGGAGACCGGCGAGACGGTGACCTGCGACTACTGGGGCCGCCCGGTCGAGCTCGCCCTCGTCGACGGCCCGCACCCCGACCTCCTCGCCCGCCACGTCGGCCGCGACGTGCGGCTGGCGCGCGCGCCGCGCGGCGAGATCGTGTACGGCGGCCTCGTCAGCATCCTGACCACGGCCTCGCTCCGGGCGCTGGCGCGCGAGGCCGGCGTGGAGACCGTGGACCCGGCCCGCTTCCGCTCCACGCTGGTCGTCGACGCGGGCGACGAGCCCTGGCTCGAGGACGCTTGGATCGGTCACGACCTGCAGGTGGGCGCCGCCACGCTGCACGTGACCGCCCCGATCCCGCGCTGCGCGGTCATCGACCTCGGCCGGGCCGGCGAGCGCGACACCTCGCTGCTCACGACCCTCGGCCGGATCCGCCCCGGCACCGGCCCGCACGACGCCCTGGCCTTCGGCGTCGATGCCCGGGTCACCGTGGCCGGCGCCGTGCGCCCGGGGGACTCCGCCGCGCTGCTCCGACGGAGCTAG
- a CDS encoding TetR/AcrR family transcriptional regulator C-terminal domain-containing protein: MRHHREDVVDRAITVLDTYGLADLTMRRLGAELGVQPSALYHHVANKQTLLAAVADEILARGRRASRPAPWDERVRAVCTELRDAMLAYRDGADVVATAHAFGLGAAAPYDELVDALTDGGFADDLVRTAARTLLHFVFGHTSDEQTHLQAGSVGAIDDQPRDDSDFELGLALVLDGIRLRLPSPDASRRP, encoded by the coding sequence ATGCGGCACCACCGCGAGGACGTCGTCGACCGGGCGATCACCGTGCTCGACACGTACGGCCTGGCCGACCTGACGATGCGCCGCCTCGGCGCGGAGCTCGGGGTCCAGCCGAGCGCGCTCTACCACCACGTCGCCAACAAGCAGACGCTGCTGGCCGCCGTCGCCGACGAGATCCTCGCCCGCGGTCGGCGCGCCTCGCGCCCCGCGCCGTGGGACGAGCGGGTCCGTGCGGTGTGCACCGAGCTGCGCGACGCGATGCTGGCCTACCGCGACGGCGCGGACGTCGTCGCGACCGCCCACGCCTTCGGTCTCGGGGCGGCGGCGCCGTACGACGAGCTCGTCGACGCGCTGACCGACGGCGGCTTCGCCGACGACCTGGTCCGCACCGCCGCGCGCACCCTGCTGCACTTCGTCTTCGGCCACACCAGCGACGAGCAGACCCACCTGCAGGCCGGCAGCGTCGGCGCGATCGACGACCAGCCGCGCGACGACTCCGACTTCGAGCTCGGGCTCGCGCTGGTGCTCGACGGCATCCGCCTGCGGCTCCCGTCGCCCGACGCTTCCCGGCGCCCGTGA
- a CDS encoding biotin transporter BioY, translated as MTTTTPPQTHDDLGRRRFTTTDLALIASFAALISACAYVGSIPVGGAAVPITLQTFGILLAGFVLGPVRGFLAASLYLVLGAVGLPVFAEHSAGLGAFTGIAWGYLWSFPFIALLAGLLVVVASRAAGPTRAFVVFLCGLPAVLLNHGLGITGMKLHEDVSWTTAAGWDAPFWVGDLFKLAVAALIAAEVHRAFPALLRRR; from the coding sequence ATGACGACCACCACCCCTCCCCAGACGCACGACGACCTGGGCCGCCGCCGCTTCACGACGACCGACCTCGCCCTCATCGCGTCGTTCGCGGCGCTGATCTCGGCGTGCGCGTACGTCGGCAGCATCCCGGTCGGCGGCGCCGCCGTGCCGATCACGCTGCAGACCTTCGGCATCCTGCTCGCCGGCTTCGTCCTGGGCCCGGTCCGCGGCTTCCTGGCCGCGTCGCTCTACCTCGTCCTGGGTGCCGTCGGCCTGCCGGTCTTCGCCGAGCACAGCGCCGGGCTCGGTGCGTTCACCGGCATCGCGTGGGGCTACCTGTGGTCGTTCCCCTTCATCGCCCTGCTCGCCGGCCTGCTGGTCGTCGTGGCGTCGCGCGCGGCCGGCCCGACCCGGGCCTTCGTCGTCTTCCTGTGCGGCCTGCCCGCCGTGCTCCTCAACCACGGCCTCGGCATCACCGGCATGAAGCTCCACGAGGACGTGTCGTGGACGACGGCCGCCGGCTGGGACGCGCCGTTCTGGGTCGGCGACCTCTTCAAGCTCGCCGTCGCCGCCCTGATCGCGGCCGAGGTGCACCGCGCGTTCCCCGCGCTGCTGCGCCGTCGCTGA
- a CDS encoding ATP-binding cassette domain-containing protein: protein MIEYDAAALTVATPAGDRVVLEPTTLTLTEHRIGVVGANGSGKSTLARLVNGLVRPTSGRVVVDGLDVARQGAGVRRRVGFCFTDPAAQLVMPTCVEDVELSLRRVEKSAARRRARALEVLAQHGLGEHADVSVHALSGGQKQLLALAGVLATEPAILVADEPTTLLDLRNTRRVADLLFGLEQQLLLVTHDLDLAARCDRVLVVEDARVRFDGPPDAAIADYLATVDA from the coding sequence GTGATCGAGTACGACGCCGCCGCGCTCACCGTCGCGACCCCCGCGGGTGACCGCGTGGTGCTCGAGCCGACCACGCTCACGCTGACCGAGCACCGGATCGGTGTCGTCGGCGCCAACGGGTCCGGCAAGTCCACGCTGGCCCGGCTGGTCAACGGCCTGGTCCGGCCGACCTCGGGCCGGGTCGTCGTGGACGGTCTCGACGTGGCTCGCCAGGGCGCCGGCGTACGTCGCCGCGTCGGCTTCTGCTTCACCGACCCGGCCGCCCAGCTCGTGATGCCCACGTGCGTCGAGGACGTCGAGCTGTCGCTGCGCCGGGTGGAGAAGTCCGCCGCGCGACGCCGCGCCCGCGCCCTCGAGGTGCTCGCGCAGCACGGCCTCGGCGAGCACGCGGACGTCAGCGTCCACGCGCTGTCCGGTGGCCAGAAGCAGCTGCTCGCGCTCGCCGGCGTACTCGCCACGGAGCCCGCGATCCTCGTCGCCGACGAGCCGACCACCCTCCTCGACCTCCGCAACACCCGCCGGGTCGCCGACCTGCTCTTCGGGCTCGAGCAGCAGCTGCTGCTGGTGACCCACGACCTCGACCTCGCTGCGCGCTGCGACCGGGTCCTGGTCGTCGAGGACGCCCGGGTGCGCTTCGACGGGCCGCCGGACGCGGCGATCGCGGACTACCTCGCCACGGTGGACGCGTGA